The Drosophila gunungcola strain Sukarami unplaced genomic scaffold, Dgunungcola_SK_2 000082F, whole genome shotgun sequence genome contains a region encoding:
- the LOC128264872 gene encoding E3 SUMO-protein ligase ZBED1-like, whose product MYRYIEVFRKSGTSRFQNIDVRCFLFTHHYLAGKNLDYSLIPKVCWCWRRSEMEKALKEQNNNVACQEEESDSTVPSKRKKYGKSSVWNFFNKSADGRTAKCIKCGKTYQTSGNTTNLSCHLKNIHPNLTISELPRVQQPSVLSFMEKKYEKSSNRKQQLDSALFYYITSDLRSFTVVENKGFRNFVNLLDPRYELPSRTTLRNVSMANAYEEKKARLYAFLQDVKHCAITSDCWTSRSNECYVTVTCHFITADFELRNAVLSTEKLLDERSHSSESIANLIRTVLEEWSLLGKVTAMVTDNAKNMIKACEILQITQRCTHPPVLMSQCLQ is encoded by the exons ATGTATCGATACATcgaagtttttcgaaaatcGGGAACATCGAGGTTTCAAAACATCGATGTTCGATGTTTCCTCTTTACCCATCACTACTTGGCAGGAAAAAATCTTG attACAGTCTGATTCCGAAAGTGTGTTGGTGTTGGCGGCGCTCAGAAATGGAGAAGGCTTTGAAAGAGCAGAATAACAATG TTGCCTGTCAAGAGGAAGAAAGCGACAGTACGGTCCCAAGTAAGCGGAAAAAATATGGGAAGTCTTCTGTGTGGaacttttttaacaaatcGGCTGATGGCAGGACAGCCAAATGTATTAAATGTGGCAAAACGTACCAAACAAGTGGCAATACGACAAACTTGTCTTGCCACTTGAAAAACATTCATCCTAATTTAACAATTAGTGAATTGCCAAGAGTACAACAGCCGTCAGTCCTTTCATTTATGGAGAAAAAGTACGAAAAGTCGTCGAACCGAAAACAACAATTGGACAGTGCCTTGTTCTATTATATTACATCAGACTTGCGCTCTTTCACAGTGGTGGAAAATAAAGGCTTCCGCAATTTTGTAAACCTCCTCGATCCAAGGTATGAATTGCCTTCACGTACGACCTTAAGAAATGTTTCGATGGCAAATGCATACGAAGAAAAGAAGGCCAGGTTGTACGCCTTTTTACAAGACGTCAAGCACTGTGCAATCACTTCAGATTGCTGGACGTCAAGGTCCAACGAGTGCTACGTTACTGTGACGTGCCATTTTATAACAGCGGATTTCGAATTACGCAACGCTGTTTTGTCCACAGAAAAGCTCCTCGACGAAAGGAGCCATTCTTCCGAGAGTATTGCAAACTTAATACGCACAGTACTCGAGGAATGGAGCCTTTTAGGAAAGGTCACCGCTATGGTCACAGATAACGCTAAAAACATGATAAAAGCATGTGAGATACTGCAAATAACGCAACGGTGCACACATCCGCCAGTACTTATGTCACAGTGTCTTCAGTGA